In Melioribacteraceae bacterium 4301-Me, a genomic segment contains:
- a CDS encoding GIY-YIG nuclease family protein, whose protein sequence is MNQYYVYILASKKNGTLYIGVTNDLIRRVYEHKAGLIEGFTKKYNVKMLIYYEVHKDINEAIKREKAMKKWLRKWKIELIEKSNPEWRDLYEELV, encoded by the coding sequence ATGAATCAATATTATGTATACATATTAGCCAGCAAGAAAAATGGAACGCTTTATATAGGTGTGACTAACGATCTAATAAGACGAGTTTATGAACATAAAGCAGGACTTATAGAAGGTTTTACAAAAAAGTACAATGTTAAAATGCTGATATATTATGAAGTACATAAAGATATTAACGAAGCCATCAAACGCGAAAAGGCAATGAAGAAATGGTTGAGAAAATGGAAGATAGAATTAATAGAAAAGTCAAATCCAGAATGGAGAGATTTGTATGAAGAATTAGTTTAA
- a CDS encoding carboxymuconolactone decarboxylase family protein, which translates to MSQIPKRFQKFTEDYPEVAKAYEQLGDAVHASGPLDEKTRALIKLAISTGARLEGAVHSHARKALKAGCTLEEMRQVALLSLPTIGLPSMMVALSWIDDIIEDKK; encoded by the coding sequence ATGTCTCAAATACCAAAACGATTTCAAAAATTCACAGAAGATTATCCAGAAGTTGCAAAAGCATACGAACAACTTGGCGATGCGGTTCATGCATCAGGTCCACTCGATGAAAAAACAAGAGCACTCATTAAACTTGCTATTTCGACAGGTGCAAGATTAGAAGGTGCAGTTCATTCGCACGCACGCAAAGCATTAAAAGCAGGCTGCACACTAGAGGAAATGCGTCAAGTGGCATTACTCTCGTTACCAACTATTGGTTTACCATCAATGATGGTTGCATTAAGCTGGATTGATGATATTATTGAGGATAAAAAATGA
- a CDS encoding chromate transporter codes for MIENLVNLFWAFIKVGSFSFGGAYSLIPLIEKEVVKNHQWLSHDEFLKVLGMVEIFPGAISIKFATYTGYKTAGILGAVAANLGNIFTPAILILFITYFYSIYEKNILVTKAFNGIKYAVIGMIAAIMYQYAVKNGNHWQEFVLLAVGASLIIFLKLHPAYVVLIAAIIGIIIL; via the coding sequence ATGATTGAAAATTTAGTAAATCTTTTTTGGGCATTCATTAAAGTGGGTTCATTCTCTTTTGGTGGTGCTTATTCTCTTATCCCTCTTATTGAAAAAGAAGTTGTAAAGAATCACCAATGGTTAAGTCACGACGAATTTCTAAAAGTCCTTGGAATGGTAGAAATATTTCCAGGCGCAATTTCAATAAAATTTGCAACATACACAGGTTATAAAACAGCTGGAATTCTTGGCGCTGTTGCTGCTAATCTCGGAAATATTTTTACTCCAGCGATTTTGATTTTGTTTATTACATACTTTTATTCAATCTATGAAAAAAATATTCTTGTAACGAAAGCTTTTAATGGAATTAAATATGCTGTGATAGGGATGATTGCTGCAATTATGTATCAATACGCTGTGAAGAATGGAAATCATTGGCAAGAATTTGTGTTACTTGCAGTCGGCGCATCACTGATAATTTTTTTAAAACTTCATCCTGCATATGTCGTGCTAATTGCAGCAATAATTGGGATAATAATTTTATGA
- the moaA gene encoding GTP 3',8-cyclase MoaA: MTLIDNYNRIHDYVRISLIDKCNLNCIYCNPSNTFTRFETNKSILSYEELYRLIKILVRDLEIKKIRFTGGEPLIRKDVMKFFQMISSLKHQYGFEIGITTNGTHLLDKLESLRKFGVDLLNISLDTLNKTKFIAITGKDYFDETLSAIQKSISLDFKSVKVNVVVIKNINDSELNDFIEYFKSYPITIRFIEYMPFSGNQWDNSKFFSWDKMKTRIEEKYSLTEIESDRKVSKDFFVNGEQLKIGFISSISDHFCDKCNRLRITATGKIKNCLFSNHSEMSLKPLLADGSISDDEIVKFIQSSLQSKWMKHPSTDELATLNKNNMMSIGG, encoded by the coding sequence ATGACATTAATTGACAACTACAATAGAATACATGACTATGTTCGCATTTCACTGATTGATAAATGCAATCTGAATTGTATTTACTGCAATCCATCAAATACTTTCACAAGGTTTGAAACTAACAAATCTATTCTCTCTTACGAAGAATTATATCGCTTAATCAAAATTCTTGTGAGAGATTTAGAAATAAAAAAAATTCGTTTCACAGGCGGTGAGCCACTTATCAGAAAAGATGTAATGAAATTTTTTCAAATGATTTCTTCACTCAAACATCAATATGGTTTTGAAATAGGAATTACAACAAACGGAACTCATCTGCTTGATAAACTTGAATCACTTCGAAAATTTGGAGTTGATTTACTAAATATTAGTCTGGATACTTTGAATAAAACTAAATTCATTGCAATTACCGGGAAAGATTATTTTGATGAAACACTTTCAGCAATTCAAAAATCCATTTCACTTGATTTCAAGTCTGTAAAGGTTAATGTTGTTGTAATCAAAAACATAAACGATAGCGAATTGAATGACTTTATAGAGTATTTCAAATCGTATCCAATCACAATTCGATTTATTGAGTATATGCCATTCAGTGGCAATCAGTGGGATAATTCAAAATTTTTTAGCTGGGACAAAATGAAAACACGAATCGAAGAAAAATATTCTCTAACAGAAATTGAAAGTGATAGAAAGGTTTCAAAAGATTTTTTTGTTAATGGAGAACAATTAAAGATTGGCTTCATTAGTTCAATCTCAGATCACTTTTGTGATAAATGCAATCGTCTGCGTATTACTGCAACTGGAAAAATTAAAAACTGTCTTTTCTCTAATCACTCTGAAATGAGTTTAAAACCTTTATTAGCTGATGGATCGATTTCAGATGACGAAATTGTTAAGTTTATTCAAAGTTCACTGCAGTCGAAATGGATGAAACATCCAAGCACTGATGAATTGGCAACACTGAATAAAAATAATATGATGAGTATTGGCGGATGA
- the moaC gene encoding cyclic pyranopterin monophosphate synthase MoaC, translated as MKKLSHINNKGKAQMVDVSEKEISIRTAEAYAEVKVSREIFNAIKNNAVQKGDVLSIAKFAGIQAAKKTSELIPLCHNIFISKIDVELKLNSKKKTVEIKSFAKTSAQTGIEMEALTAVSVAALTVYDMCKAIDKSMVINEIKLISKTGGKSKEYKIY; from the coding sequence ATGAAAAAATTATCACACATTAACAACAAAGGGAAAGCACAAATGGTTGATGTTTCTGAAAAAGAAATATCAATTCGAACAGCCGAAGCATATGCGGAAGTAAAAGTATCCAGAGAAATTTTTAATGCAATTAAAAATAATGCAGTTCAAAAAGGTGATGTGCTTTCAATTGCTAAGTTCGCTGGAATTCAAGCAGCAAAGAAAACAAGTGAGTTGATTCCGCTTTGTCACAATATTTTCATTTCTAAAATTGACGTAGAACTAAAATTGAACTCAAAAAAGAAAACTGTCGAAATTAAATCATTCGCAAAAACATCAGCTCAAACCGGAATTGAAATGGAAGCGTTGACTGCAGTTTCAGTTGCAGCATTGACGGTTTATGATATGTGTAAAGCGATTGATAAATCAATGGTAATCAATGAGATAAAGTTAATAAGTAAAACTGGTGGTAAAAGCAAAGAATATAAAATTTATTAA
- a CDS encoding MOSC domain-containing protein, translating to MINEREKIIKETLTQNTCGKVVAISISKKKGIPKTNVQSAKLIENFGIEGDVHAGNWHRQISFLALESIDKMREKGLPNLRPGAFAENITTEFLELPKLEIGTRMKIGKEAELEITQIGKECHSKCAIFFKVGDCVMPREGIFAKVIRGGEIFVGDEIVINNSVSLCESSVVLRVTD from the coding sequence ATGATAAATGAACGAGAAAAAATTATTAAAGAAACATTAACTCAAAATACATGCGGTAAAGTAGTAGCAATCTCGATTAGTAAGAAAAAAGGAATTCCAAAGACAAATGTTCAATCGGCAAAATTGATTGAGAATTTTGGAATTGAGGGTGATGTTCACGCTGGTAACTGGCACAGACAAATAAGTTTTCTTGCATTAGAAAGCATTGATAAAATGAGAGAAAAAGGATTACCTAATCTACGCCCTGGCGCATTTGCTGAAAATATCACCACAGAATTTCTTGAACTGCCGAAGTTAGAAATTGGCACACGAATGAAAATTGGGAAAGAAGCTGAGCTTGAAATTACCCAGATTGGAAAAGAATGCCACAGCAAGTGTGCGATCTTTTTCAAAGTTGGTGATTGCGTAATGCCGCGTGAAGGAATTTTTGCAAAAGTAATTCGTGGCGGAGAAATATTTGTTGGAGATGAAATTGTAATAAACAACTCAGTGTCTCTCTGTGAATCCTCTGTGGTCCTCCGTGTAACTGATTAA
- the glp gene encoding gephyrin-like molybdotransferase Glp, with protein sequence MINYSEAFEIIKKEIQKFPLQTEEVDILESYNRILAEDVIADVDLPPFDNSAVDGYAIKYSERTEWKIIGEISAGNYSAFNLTENDAVLVTTGSKLPTNADTVIPIEDVDVNGNVLLLKQNSILKKGMNIRSQGNDLRKNEIAVHRFTKIDAKTIAVLASCGKEKVIVFSKLKVAILATGDELIQINEKPGGDKLRVSNIYSLYAALKEMNHTVINLGFTKDDKEIITQKVKAALEMDIDLLITTGGVSVGKYDFLKEVFKGQGVKEKFWKVNIKPGKPIYFGIYEKEKRKVLVFGLPGNPVSSLVNFYVFIKPAIEFLFKQDEMKNITATLQNDLKKKDGKRHFARGILFEENGEWKVTSEFSQSSGNLVEMSRANCLIEIEEERFNPKKGERVKCILI encoded by the coding sequence ATGATTAATTATTCTGAAGCATTCGAAATAATAAAAAAAGAAATTCAAAAATTTCCTCTGCAAACAGAAGAAGTTGATATTCTCGAATCCTACAATCGCATTCTTGCAGAAGATGTCATTGCTGATGTTGACCTTCCACCGTTTGATAATTCAGCTGTTGATGGTTACGCAATAAAATATTCAGAGAGAACGGAATGGAAAATTATCGGCGAAATTTCAGCTGGAAATTATTCTGCTTTCAATCTTACAGAAAATGATGCAGTATTAGTAACAACCGGAAGCAAGCTCCCCACCAATGCTGATACAGTTATTCCCATTGAAGATGTTGATGTGAATGGAAATGTACTTCTGTTAAAGCAAAATTCAATTTTAAAAAAAGGGATGAACATTCGCTCACAGGGAAATGATTTGAGGAAAAACGAAATTGCGGTTCATCGCTTCACAAAAATTGATGCAAAAACAATTGCAGTGCTTGCAAGCTGTGGAAAAGAAAAAGTAATAGTTTTTTCTAAACTCAAAGTTGCTATACTTGCAACTGGTGATGAGCTAATTCAAATTAACGAAAAGCCGGGAGGAGACAAACTAAGAGTATCGAATATCTATTCTCTTTATGCTGCATTAAAAGAAATGAATCACACAGTAATAAATCTTGGATTTACAAAAGATGACAAAGAAATAATTACACAAAAAGTAAAAGCTGCTTTGGAAATGGATATTGATTTACTTATTACAACTGGCGGAGTGTCAGTAGGCAAATATGATTTTTTGAAAGAAGTTTTTAAAGGACAAGGAGTTAAAGAAAAGTTCTGGAAAGTAAATATCAAACCGGGTAAACCAATTTACTTTGGCATATATGAAAAAGAGAAACGAAAGGTTTTAGTTTTTGGTCTGCCTGGCAATCCAGTTTCATCACTTGTAAATTTTTATGTGTTCATCAAACCAGCAATTGAATTTTTATTCAAACAAGATGAAATGAAAAATATAACTGCAACTTTGCAAAATGATTTAAAGAAGAAAGATGGGAAACGGCATTTCGCTAGGGGAATCCTTTTTGAAGAAAATGGTGAGTGGAAAGTCACGTCAGAATTTTCACAATCATCGGGAAATCTTGTTGAAATGAGTAGAGCAAATTGTTTAATTGAAATTGAAGAAGAAAGATTTAACCCCAAAAAAGGAGAAAGAGTAAAATGTATTCTGATATAA
- a CDS encoding molybdenum cofactor guanylyltransferase — protein sequence MYSDITGVILAGGKSSRMGVNKALLKLGNQLIIEQITDLMKSIFSKVIIITNSPNEYKFLNLPLFEDIYKWKGPLAGIHSALVHSATENIFVLSCDVPFITAEMIKYIVEFKSNKPIKFCEAAGYLQPLIGLYSKSLISDMEQILSNDRVTDKSFHHFLKKADAEIIHPESLSFYKDELFFNVNRPEDYEHILRKYNTDG from the coding sequence ATGTATTCTGATATAACCGGGGTGATTCTTGCTGGCGGAAAAAGCTCACGGATGGGTGTCAATAAAGCTTTGCTAAAATTGGGTAATCAATTGATTATTGAACAAATTACTGATTTGATGAAATCAATTTTTTCAAAAGTTATAATTATTACAAACAGTCCGAATGAATATAAATTTCTTAATCTTCCTTTGTTCGAAGATATTTACAAATGGAAAGGACCGCTTGCTGGAATTCATTCGGCTTTAGTTCACTCAGCAACAGAAAATATTTTTGTTCTTAGCTGCGATGTGCCATTTATAACAGCTGAAATGATAAAATATATTGTTGAGTTCAAAAGTAATAAGCCAATTAAATTTTGCGAGGCCGCTGGTTATTTGCAACCGTTAATTGGTTTGTATTCAAAATCATTAATTAGTGATATGGAACAAATATTATCTAATGACAGAGTTACAGATAAATCATTTCATCACTTTTTAAAAAAAGCTGATGCTGAAATAATTCATCCTGAAAGCCTAAGCTTTTACAAAGATGAATTATTTTTTAATGTTAATCGTCCTGAAGACTACGAACACATTTTAAGAAAATATAATACTGATGGATGA
- a CDS encoding Rrf2 family transcriptional regulator: MKNNSFISREQDYALRMTAYLAGLPKGEFISVPKLSQKLFISYKFAARIIHKLKKAKITDSIQGKYGGVFLRANPGKLSMYDVLNAIGFKVKFNDCLKENFTCELMFGCKFHSFFLNEEKLLIKKLKSKKISNFILHELYK, encoded by the coding sequence ATGAAGAATAACAGTTTTATATCTCGAGAACAGGATTACGCGTTGAGAATGACTGCATACTTAGCGGGTTTGCCTAAAGGTGAATTTATTTCAGTACCTAAGTTATCACAAAAACTTTTTATCTCGTATAAATTTGCTGCTCGCATAATTCATAAATTAAAAAAAGCAAAAATTACTGATTCAATTCAAGGGAAGTATGGAGGTGTATTTTTAAGAGCAAATCCAGGCAAACTTTCAATGTATGATGTGTTAAATGCCATAGGTTTTAAGGTGAAATTTAATGATTGCTTAAAAGAAAATTTTACTTGTGAGCTAATGTTCGGATGTAAATTTCATTCATTTTTTTTAAATGAAGAAAAATTATTAATCAAGAAATTAAAGAGCAAAAAAATCTCTAACTTCATATTACACGAATTGTATAAATAA
- a CDS encoding cytochrome ubiquinol oxidase subunit I, with translation MDVLTLARWQFAITTVYHYFFVPITLGLSIAVAIMHSSYYRTGKEVYKKMTKFWGKLFLINFAIGVVTGIVLEFQFGMNWSEYSRFMGDIFGAPLAIEALLAFFMESTFLGIWIFGWDRIPKKVHLASIWLVAVGSNLSAIWILAANSFMQQPVGYAIRNGRAEMTDFFAIITNGHLWVQFPHVFFGAIATTGFLILSISVYRLVKTDKHEVFTKSFKFGAIYALVGSLLVILVGHTQAQYMVKVQPMKMAAAEALWESENPAAMSLFTFGDEKNRRDVFAIKIPGALSFLAYNKFEGEVKGIKNLQKEEEEKFGPGDYVPPVAISYWTFRIMVGAGFLMLLIAILNTIKAFKEDYEFKPIWYKIVFWSMLLPVLANTTGWLFTEMARQPWTVFGLFKTADSVSKTVTAGEVLFSLIAYTLIYGVLMVIMIGLMIKFATRNVDDLEDMEEEIDNSVLSKV, from the coding sequence ATGGATGTATTAACATTAGCACGATGGCAGTTTGCAATTACAACTGTTTATCATTATTTCTTTGTGCCTATAACATTAGGTCTTTCGATAGCTGTTGCAATTATGCATAGTTCCTATTACAGAACAGGTAAAGAGGTTTACAAAAAGATGACAAAATTCTGGGGTAAGTTGTTTCTTATTAATTTTGCAATAGGTGTAGTAACAGGTATTGTTCTCGAATTTCAGTTTGGAATGAATTGGTCTGAGTATTCAAGATTTATGGGAGATATTTTTGGTGCGCCGCTTGCAATTGAAGCTTTGTTAGCATTTTTTATGGAATCAACTTTCCTTGGGATTTGGATTTTTGGGTGGGATAGAATACCTAAAAAAGTTCATCTTGCTTCTATTTGGTTGGTAGCAGTAGGTTCTAATCTTTCTGCGATATGGATTTTAGCTGCTAACTCATTTATGCAGCAGCCAGTGGGTTATGCAATTAGAAATGGCAGAGCAGAGATGACAGATTTTTTTGCTATTATAACTAATGGTCACCTTTGGGTTCAATTTCCTCATGTATTTTTTGGTGCTATTGCTACAACTGGATTCTTGATTCTCTCAATTAGTGTTTATCGTTTAGTCAAGACAGATAAACATGAAGTTTTCACAAAGTCCTTCAAGTTTGGTGCTATTTATGCTTTGGTTGGTTCATTGTTGGTAATTTTAGTTGGTCATACTCAAGCACAATATATGGTTAAAGTTCAGCCGATGAAAATGGCAGCTGCTGAAGCATTGTGGGAAAGTGAAAATCCTGCTGCAATGTCACTTTTTACTTTTGGTGATGAAAAAAATCGAAGGGATGTATTCGCAATTAAAATTCCTGGTGCGTTAAGTTTTCTTGCTTACAATAAGTTTGAAGGAGAAGTCAAGGGAATTAAAAATTTGCAAAAAGAAGAGGAAGAAAAGTTCGGGCCAGGTGATTATGTGCCTCCTGTAGCAATTTCTTATTGGACTTTTAGAATTATGGTTGGTGCAGGTTTTCTTATGTTGTTAATTGCAATACTAAATACGATAAAGGCTTTTAAAGAAGATTATGAATTCAAGCCGATTTGGTATAAGATTGTTTTCTGGTCGATGCTATTACCTGTATTAGCAAATACTACCGGCTGGTTATTTACCGAGATGGCACGTCAGCCTTGGACTGTTTTTGGCTTGTTTAAAACAGCTGATTCGGTTTCCAAAACAGTCACAGCTGGTGAAGTACTTTTTTCTTTGATTGCTTATACACTTATTTATGGCGTGTTAATGGTAATTATGATTGGTCTGATGATTAAGTTCGCTACACGTAACGTTGACGATTTAGAGGATATGGAAGAAGAAATAGACAATTCAGTTTTAAGTAAAGTTTAG
- the cydB gene encoding cytochrome d ubiquinol oxidase subunit II, giving the protein MDLNTIWFILIGVLFIGFFFLEGFDYGVGILLPFLGKEDKERRAIINSIGTHWDGNEVWMITAGGAMFAAFPNWYATLFSGFYLALVIMLLALIARGVAFEYRSKKDDPIWRNRWDWVIFFGSFIPALLWGIAISNIVRGVPIDQHMNFTGNFFSLINLFSVIGGLAALLLFTLHGAIFLSLKLTDNLLENSRKIAKKLWLPTTIVLFIYVAIGYFDTDMFTKLGVDPGIIPILAGFAILSVRYLLKIQREGWAFTMTGITIAFSTITIFMGLFPRVMVSSTNPEWSLTIYNASSSPYTLKVMTIIAVIFVPIVLAYQAWSYWIFRKRISTKSKLEY; this is encoded by the coding sequence ATGGATCTTAACACAATTTGGTTTATTCTTATTGGTGTTCTCTTTATTGGGTTCTTCTTTTTAGAAGGATTTGACTATGGTGTGGGAATACTCTTACCATTTCTTGGTAAAGAAGATAAAGAACGAAGAGCAATTATAAATTCAATAGGAACTCACTGGGATGGCAATGAAGTATGGATGATTACAGCCGGTGGTGCTATGTTTGCAGCTTTTCCTAACTGGTATGCTACATTATTTAGTGGTTTCTATCTGGCACTTGTTATAATGCTTCTTGCTTTAATTGCTCGCGGCGTTGCTTTTGAATACAGAAGTAAAAAAGATGACCCAATTTGGCGGAATAGGTGGGACTGGGTAATTTTCTTCGGTAGTTTCATTCCTGCATTACTCTGGGGTATTGCAATTTCCAACATCGTTAGAGGTGTTCCTATTGACCAACATATGAATTTTACCGGTAATTTTTTCTCCTTAATTAATTTGTTTTCAGTAATTGGTGGATTGGCTGCACTATTGTTATTTACTTTGCATGGTGCAATATTTTTGTCATTAAAATTAACTGATAATTTGCTTGAGAACTCAAGAAAAATAGCAAAGAAACTTTGGCTGCCCACAACAATAGTATTATTTATTTATGTAGCCATTGGTTATTTTGATACTGATATGTTTACTAAACTTGGAGTTGATCCTGGAATAATTCCAATTTTAGCTGGTTTTGCAATTCTCTCAGTTAGGTACTTATTAAAAATTCAGAGAGAAGGCTGGGCTTTCACAATGACTGGTATTACAATCGCATTTTCAACTATAACAATTTTTATGGGTTTGTTCCCAAGAGTTATGGTATCCAGCACAAATCCAGAGTGGAGTCTAACTATTTATAATGCATCGTCGAGTCCTTATACCTTGAAAGTGATGACAATAATTGCTGTTATTTTTGTCCCAATTGTTTTAGCTTATCAAGCTTGGAGTTATTGGATTTTTAGGAAAAGAATCTCAACTAAATCAAAACTGGAGTATTAA
- the cydD gene encoding thiol reductant ABC exporter subunit CydD, whose translation MHINRDLFLHIKGVKWKFYAIIFWGLVTAALIIGQAFVLSRIINNVFLLHQTFHQVLSLLIIFIFFVLFRAAANWLQNYYAARVVFYVKKTIRTKLIEKIFKIGPILLKSERTGEITNTLIKGVDKLEDYFAKFLPQIFLAFLIPVIILLFVFPLDLLSGIIFLLTLPIIPLFMFLIGSIAEKLNQKQWKTLSRISAYFLDVLQGLQTLKLFNRTKETIKKIEYVTNIFRIKTLKILRVAFLSALVLEVAASISVALIAVAIGLRLLNGDFNFADALFILIVAPDFYLPLRQLGVSYHAGMEGVAAFERISEIIQLKEYSNCEIVESSAVIFDCNSQIKFENVSFSYEERKQKALNSISVTIEPQKFTALIGRSGSGKTTLINILLRFLIPQQGQVKIGTQNLFEIPSTHWRKNITWMPQNPYLFNATILDNIKLSMPTAKLEEVIDSAEKAKIHKLISALPKGYNTNINEAAENFSGGEIQRIALARAYLRKAPIVLIDEPTANLDPIVEEEIIDDMYKIFQGRTVIMIAHRLNTIVRADKILVLSHGKLIAEGNHMELMASSKYYKNLFN comes from the coding sequence ATGCACATTAATAGGGATTTATTTTTACATATTAAGGGTGTTAAATGGAAATTTTATGCCATAATTTTTTGGGGATTAGTAACAGCAGCTCTTATTATTGGGCAAGCATTTGTTTTAAGTAGAATAATAAATAATGTTTTCTTGCTACACCAAACATTTCATCAAGTTTTGTCTCTCTTAATAATATTTATTTTTTTTGTTTTATTCAGAGCTGCTGCAAATTGGCTCCAAAATTATTATGCTGCCCGTGTTGTTTTTTATGTTAAAAAAACGATACGCACAAAGCTTATTGAAAAAATCTTTAAGATTGGACCCATACTGCTCAAATCAGAAAGAACCGGCGAAATAACAAACACACTAATTAAAGGTGTTGATAAACTTGAAGATTACTTTGCTAAATTTTTGCCACAAATATTTCTTGCTTTTCTTATCCCAGTCATAATTTTACTTTTTGTTTTTCCACTTGATTTGCTATCCGGAATAATTTTTTTATTGACACTTCCAATTATACCTTTATTTATGTTCCTAATAGGTTCAATTGCAGAAAAATTAAACCAAAAACAATGGAAAACATTAAGCAGAATAAGTGCATATTTTTTGGACGTGCTTCAAGGATTGCAAACATTAAAGCTCTTTAATAGAACTAAGGAAACCATAAAAAAAATTGAATATGTAACAAATATTTTTAGAATAAAGACATTAAAAATCTTACGAGTAGCTTTTTTATCAGCTTTAGTCTTAGAAGTGGCTGCATCAATTAGTGTTGCATTAATAGCGGTGGCAATTGGACTTCGTCTGCTTAACGGTGATTTTAATTTTGCCGATGCACTTTTCATTCTAATAGTCGCGCCAGATTTTTATTTACCTTTACGACAATTAGGTGTAAGCTATCATGCCGGTATGGAAGGAGTTGCTGCTTTTGAAAGAATAAGTGAAATAATTCAACTGAAAGAATATAGCAATTGCGAAATTGTAGAAAGTAGTGCAGTCATTTTCGATTGTAATTCTCAAATAAAATTTGAGAATGTTTCTTTCTCTTACGAAGAACGGAAGCAAAAAGCCTTGAATTCGATTTCAGTTACTATCGAACCGCAAAAATTCACTGCGTTAATAGGCAGGTCGGGTTCCGGTAAAACTACTCTAATAAATATTCTTTTAAGGTTTTTAATCCCACAACAAGGACAAGTAAAAATTGGAACACAAAATTTATTCGAAATACCTTCAACTCACTGGCGAAAAAATATTACCTGGATGCCGCAGAATCCGTATCTGTTTAATGCAACAATTTTAGACAACATAAAATTATCAATGCCGACTGCAAAGTTAGAAGAAGTAATAGATTCAGCTGAGAAAGCGAAGATACATAAATTGATATCCGCTCTGCCTAAAGGATATAATACTAATATTAATGAAGCTGCAGAGAATTTTAGTGGTGGTGAAATCCAAAGAATTGCTTTGGCGAGAGCATATCTTCGTAAAGCTCCAATAGTTTTAATTGATGAACCAACTGCTAACCTTGACCCAATAGTGGAAGAAGAAATTATTGATGATATGTACAAAATATTTCAGGGAAGAACCGTTATAATGATTGCACATAGATTAAACACTATTGTACGAGCAGATAAAATTCTGGTCCTAAGTCATGGTAAATTAATTGCCGAGGGTAATCATATGGAATTAATGGCAAGTTCTAAGTACTATAAAAATTTATTTAATTAA